The genomic interval CCGACCTGACCGGACCGGAGCGGAAACTGCATCCCGACGTGCGGTACGTGTGGGCGCTCGGCGCGCTCGTCTCGGCGCTCGTGGTCGGCGTAGTCGCGGCCGTCGCGGGCTTCCTCCTGCTCGACAACCCCGTCGTCCCGGGTGTCGGCGTGTTCGCCCTGTTCCTCGTCGTCGGGCTCGTCCTCGTCGTGTTCCGCTACCGGGTGTGGCGCTACGAGGTGCGCGAGGACTCGCTGTTCCTCGAACGCGGCGTGTTCACCCGCGTCCGGACCGTGGTTCCGTACGTCCGCATCCAGCACGTCGACGTGTCGCGCGGCCCGCTGGAACGCGGCCTCGGGCTCGCGTCGGTCGTCGTTTACACCGCCGGGTCGCGCGGCGCCGACGTGACGATACCGGGAGTGGCGCTCGACCGCGCCGACGACCTGCAGGCCCGGCTGAAGCAGCTCGCCATCGTCGCGGAGGGCGAGGACGCGGTATGAAGCTCCACCCGCTGTCGGTGCCGTACCGGACCGGCTCGGCGGTGGCCCGCTTCGCGTGGGTGCTCGTCATCGGGACCGTCTCCACCTCCCAGCTGGACGGGTTCGGAGCGCTCGCGGCCGGCGCGCTCGTCGTCGCCCTGCTCGGCGTGCTCGCCTATCAGGTGGCCTACGTCCGGCGGTTCGACTACGAGCTCACCGACGACACCTTCGACCTCGCCTCGGGGGTCGTCTCCCGGCGCACCCGCGAGATACCGTACCGGCGCGTCCAGAACGTGGACGTGTCGCGCAACGTCGTCCAGCGCGCCCTCGGCCTCGCGGAGGTGCGCATCGAGACGGCCGGGGGCGGCGAGACGGAGGCGCAGCTCCGCTACGTGAGCCACGACGAGGCCGAACGCCTCCAGCGCGAGATCGGGCGACGAAAGCGCGGCGACGGCGAGACGGCGACGGACCCCGACGGGACGGCCCCGCCCGTCGAGGACGCGGGCGAGCGGCTCTTCGCCGTCACGAACCGCGAACTGCTCCTGCTGGGCGTCGTCCAGGTGGACCTCCGGCTGCTCTCGTTCGTGACGGTGCTGCTCCCGGTCGTGCTCCCCTCGGTGTCGCAGTCGTTCCCGCTGCTCGACCTGTTGCGCGCCGCGCCGTTCGTCCTCGCGGGGCTCGTCGCCGTCGCCGTCGTCGTCTCCTCGGTCGCGGCCGTGACCGCCTACTACGGCTTCGAACTCCGGCGCGCCGAGGGGGAACTCCGCTACCGGCGCGGCCTGCTCCAGGAGTACAGCGGCACCATCCCGCTCGACAAGGTGCAGTCCGTCTCGCTGACGGAGAACGTCATCGCCCGGCGGCTGGGCTACGCCGCCGTCGAGGTGGAGACGGCCGGCTACGCGCCCGGGGCGGGCGACGGCTCCGGCTCGCAGTCGGCCGTCCCGCTCGCGGACCGCGAGCGCGCCCTCTCGCTCGCGCGCGAGGTGGAGCCGTTCGGCGAGGTCGAGTTCGAGCGGCCGCCGAAGCGCGCGCGGACCCGCTACGTCGTCCGGTACGCCCTCGTCGTCGCGTTCCTGACCGCCGTCTCCCTCGCCGTCGTCCGCTTCACCGGCGTCACGCCGCCGGTCCCCCCGTACTCGCCGCTCGCGCTGCTCGTCGTCGTGCCGGTCGCGGCCCACCTCAAGTGGGCGAACCTCGGCTACGCGCTCGGCGAGGACCACTTCGTCGCCCGCGAGGGGTTCTGGACCCGGCGCACCCGCGTCGTCCCGTACTACCGCGTCCAGACGCTCGTCGGGAGCGCGAC from Halosegnis marinus carries:
- a CDS encoding PH domain-containing protein, which produces MSDDAVEPAIRRVGADDGAGDDTPPVADLTGPERKLHPDVRYVWALGALVSALVVGVVAAVAGFLLLDNPVVPGVGVFALFLVVGLVLVVFRYRVWRYEVREDSLFLERGVFTRVRTVVPYVRIQHVDVSRGPLERGLGLASVVVYTAGSRGADVTIPGVALDRADDLQARLKQLAIVAEGEDAV
- a CDS encoding PH domain-containing protein, which translates into the protein MKLHPLSVPYRTGSAVARFAWVLVIGTVSTSQLDGFGALAAGALVVALLGVLAYQVAYVRRFDYELTDDTFDLASGVVSRRTREIPYRRVQNVDVSRNVVQRALGLAEVRIETAGGGETEAQLRYVSHDEAERLQREIGRRKRGDGETATDPDGTAPPVEDAGERLFAVTNRELLLLGVVQVDLRLLSFVTVLLPVVLPSVSQSFPLLDLLRAAPFVLAGLVAVAVVVSSVAAVTAYYGFELRRAEGELRYRRGLLQEYSGTIPLDKVQSVSLTENVIARRLGYAAVEVETAGYAPGAGDGSGSQSAVPLADRERALSLAREVEPFGEVEFERPPKRARTRYVVRYALVVAFLTAVSLAVVRFTGVTPPVPPYSPLALLVVVPVAAHLKWANLGYALGEDHFVAREGFWTRRTRVVPYYRVQTLVGSATVFQRRRHLATLVVDTAGSQGFGATDARALDIDADRADRLREEVEARFRTSLAETRTARRNRRSGRDAAAAD